The window NNNNNNNNNNNNNNNNNNNNNNNNNNNNNNNNNNNNNNNNNNNNNNNNNNNNNNNNNNNNNNNNNNNNNNNNNNNNNNNNNNNNNNNNNNNNNNNNNNNNNNNNNNNNNNNNNNNNNNNNNNNNNNNNNNNNNNNNNNNNNNNNNNNNNNNNNNNNNNNNNNNNNNNNNNNNNNNNNNNNNNNNNNNNNNNNNNNNNNNNNNNNNNNNNNNNNNNNNNNNNNNNNNNNNNNNNNNNNNNNNNNNNNNNNNNNNNNNNNNNNNNNNNNNNNNNNNNNNNNNNNNNNNNNNNNNNNNNNNNNNNNNNNNNNNNNNNNNNNNNNNNNNNNNNNNNNNNNNNNNNNNNNNNNNNNNNNNNNNNNNNNNNNNNNNNNNNNNNNNNNNNNNNNNNNNNNNNNNNNNNNNNNNNNNNNNNNNNNNNNNNNNNNNNNNNNNNNNNNNNNNNNNNNNNNNNNNNNNNNNNNNNNNNNNNNNNNNNNNNNNNNNNNNNNNNNNNNNNNNNNNNNNNNNNNNNNNNNNNNNNNNNNNNNNNNNNNNNNNNNNNNNNNNNNNNNNNNNNNNNNNNNNNNNNNNNNNNNNNNNNNNNNNNNNNNNNNNNNNNNNNNNNNNNNNNNNNNNNNNNNNNNNNNNNNNNNNNNNNNNNNNNNNNNNNNNNNNNNNNNNNNNNNNNNNNNNNNNNNNNNNNNNNNNNNNNNNNNNNNNNNNNNNNNNNNNNNNNNNNNNNNNNNNNNNNNNNNNNNNNNNNNNNNNNNNNNNNNNNNNNNNNNNNNNNNNTTCGGTATCCTGGCATGGTGCGGGTATCCTGGCatattgctgggtatcctggcatattgctgggtatcctggtcACATTGGGGGAGTCAGTAGCGGTGTTGGGCCCCCCAGAGGCTGTGGGTTCAGATTTCCCTATGACACTGAGATACTGAAATATCGATTCTGGTTGGAGTCACCCTGTACAGGAAATAACACGAACTCCGTCCTTTTCTCTTCACAGGAAATCTGCACTAATCCCAAATTCATAGAGAGCGGGGCATGTACATCGGACATCTGCCAGGGAGAGCTGGGTAATTACTGTGTACGCTGAgcgctgggacttgtagttctcttcaGAAAGTGATGATGGCGGGTGAGGTAAATCGGTAAGGTAGGTCTTCGATGTCCTACAGAATTGTTCATTCTGAACACTCACGGGACATCCAGTCTTCACCTGGGAAAGGTATCTTTGCTAACAGAGCTGtgacattaaatattatttgatgctacaccactagatggcagtcaCATCTCTAAATAAGCCAATGCAATCAGCATCCTTGCTGTATGAAAATCAGGACAAGACGATTGTTGAGTGTAATCCACAATATTTTCCTAGAGCAGGAAGGATTCTCAGACGTTCAGTGAAATTCCCACAACGGGTAACATGAACTCTTCATGTCCACAGGAGGGGCCAGGCACAGAAAGTGTCAGCCATCATGTTGAAATATGTACAGGGTCATGTATGTTCCTCCCCCACACAGGTGACTGCTGGCTGCTCTCCTCCATCTCGTCACTGACCCTACAGCCACAACTCTTCTCACGGGTCGTTCCTGAGGATCAGAGCTTTGACAAAAAAGATGGATATTGTGGAATCTTCCATTTCATGGTGAGCAGGGGTCATGAGCAAGAGACACCACCAATGGGGATAACATTTCACAATTTTATACAATAAGCTAATGTGATTGTGACTTTTCCCTGTGTCCTGGCAGTTGTGGCGGTTCAGTGATTGGGTGGATGTGGTCATTGATGACAAACTTCCAACTAAGAACAATCGTCTGATCTACACCAAGAGCAACTCGCGGGCAGAGATGTGGAGCGCCCTGCTGGAGAAGGCCTACGCCAAGTAGGTGACAAAGGACAACCACCAACNNNNNNNNNNNNNNNNNNNNNNNNNNNNNNNNNNNNNNNNNNNNNNNNNNNNNNNNNNNNNNNNNNNNNNNNNNNNNNNNNNNNNNNNNNNNNNNNNNNNNNNNNNNNNNNNNNNNNNNNNNNNNNNNNNNNNNNNNNNNNNNNNNNNNNNNNNNNNNNNNNNNNNNNNNNNNNNNNNNNNNNNNNNNNNNNNNNNNNNNNNNNNNNNNNNNNNNNNNNNNNNNNNNNNNNNNNNNNNNNNNNNNNNNNNNNNNNNNNNNNNNNNNNNNNNNNNNNNNNNNNNNNNNNNNNNNNNNNNNNNNNNNNNNNNNNNNNNNNNNNNNNNNNNNNNNNNNNNNNNNNNNNNNNNNNNNNNNNNNNNNNNNNNNNNNNNNNNNNNNNNNNNNNNNNNNNNNNNNNNNNNNNNNNNNNNNNNNNNNNNNNNNNNGGTGTACAACACAAAACACCGACACTTAGGGTGTACAACACACAACACCGAAACTAAGGGTGTACAACACACAACACCGACACTAACACTGTACAACACACGACATCGACACTAACGGTGTACAACACACAACACCCAAACTAAGGGTGTACAACAAACAACACTGACACTAAGGGTGTACAACAAACAACACTGACACTAAGGGTGTACAACAAACAACACTGACACTAACAGTGTACAACACACAACATCGACACTAACAATGTACAACACACAACACCGACACTACGTTTGAACAACACACAACACTGATACTAATGGTGTACAACACACAACATCGACACTAAGGGTGTACAACAAACAACACTGACACTAACAGTGTACAACACACAACACTGACACTAACGGTGTAAAGCACTCAACACTGATACTAACTGTGTACAACACCGACACTATGAGTGTACAACTGACAACATCAACACTACGTTTGTACAACACACAACACCAACACTAACAGTGTACAACACACAACACCGACACTATGTTTGTACAACACACAACACTGATACCAATGGTGTACAACACACAACACCGACAGTGTACAACACACAACACCGACACTATGTTTGTACAACACACAACACTGATACCAATGGTGTACAACACACAACACCGACATTATCAGTGTACAACACACAACACTTAAACTCCAGGTGTGCAACACACAACACGGACAGTAATGGTGTACAACTCCCTGTAAATGTATTACAGTGACTCCTTTGTGACATTTGAGTGATACGTGAGCTCCTCTTCCACAATTTTTGTAATGTTTCCTCCCCCAGAAGGCATACAACATGATAGTGGTAATTCAATGTAATTGTACACAGGGTGTGCGGAGGATATCTCACACTGCAAGGTGGAACTATCCCGGAGGCTCTGGAAGATTTCACTGGAGGCATAGCAGAAACGGTCAGTCTGAGCAGACACACCTCCGAGGATATCTGGGACATGATTGTCCAATCAGCACACAGGGGCTTTCTCATGGCCTGTTATATAGAGGTATGTATACCCGACACACACCGCCATTGTGCCACACACCCTGAGCTCATCTCTTGTCCTTATCTCCCGGAAGGTGACTGAGAATGGCGACATTGGACAGGTGAATGAGGACGGACTGGTTCTGGGCCATGCCTACTCCATACTAGGAGCAAAGGAGGTAGGTGGCACTAAGGTTCCCCCCTACGCATCTCCCTCTTCCAAGTCCACTGGACTTCTCATTGTGGCCCCTGGGTGATCCTCCAGCTTGGTCATTCTCTGCCATGCCTTCTCCCTTCAGGTCTCTGGTGACGTCACACTCATTCGGCTGAGGAACCCCTGGGGATTCACTGAATATAATGGTCCATGGAGCGATAAGTATGAAGCACCAATCAGAGGAGGCCATATTAATTCCTGGGACACGAGGGAACAATATTTTTAGGTGCACCACTGCAAGAACCATACCCAGTGTACCCACTATAGATTTTAATACTTCTatgaccaaaaataaaataatgtatattacatCAGGTTTTCTGAACCCAAGAAAAATGTTCCCAACAGATGCAGTggctagtttttttatttaagaaacacttgttgatcttgccagaaaacCAGTTTCCTTGTAACTTTCTGCGCACAGAACTGAACATTGCAATGTTATCAGCCTTCCAAGTTTacttctgtgaactacagaacatacCCCCATGAAATATTAGAGAGGAGATGCTCTGTAATCCCAATCCACTTcctgtgctagggtgacaacactgctcctccaaaAGGAAATTAAACTTGGTGAACTTTGTCACCTTAGGGCAGGAAATGTGACTACAGAACCTCTTCCTCTCATCGTCTTCATTTCATGGGAAGGGGGGAGGGCATATGCTAAACACACATGGTATCTGGGTGTCTGTCCTGAGTCCCTGTGCCCATGATGGCATTCCTAACCTCGGGCATTGCTTTCAGGTCTCCGGAATGGCAGTTGGTATCCAAGGAGGAACAAAAAGAGATAAATCTGGAGAAGGATGACGGAGAGTTCTGGTAATTCTATGGGGGAGAAAccttcattggacctgatttatcaaagctctccaagactggagaggaaacactttcatcagtgaagctgggtgatccagcaaacctggaatggatgtccaaaaagtcatttgttaggaaatattttcaatcctggggcagatccattccaggtttgctggatcacccagcttcactgataaaagtgtttcctctccagtcttggagaactttgataaatcagggccatggtctcCATTTTCCTCCTGGGTGCAATAAATTGGGTATGATGACCCTTGGGACCCTCACACACTGGGAATCTGGCCCTCAGGTTAGGGGCCCTACAAAATGGATGTGTCAATCTGCTACGTCTAATGTAACCCGATGACACCTAAAAACAAATTGGGGTCACTTTACAGGTAGTCAGTAGTGGGGTCCCCTTGTCCCCCttatctttctcttctttccttcacATTGGGGGTCACTGTACAGGTNNNNNNNNNNNNNNNNNNNNNNNNNNNNNNNNNNNNNNNNNNNNNNNNNNNNNNNNNNNNNNNNNNNNNNNNNNNNNNNNNNNNNNNNNNNNNNNNNNNNNNNNNNNNNNNNNNNNNNNNNNNNNNNNNNNNNNNNNNNNNNNNNNNNNNNNNNNNNNNNNNNNNNNNNNNNNNNNNNNNNNNNNNNNNNNNNNNNNNNNNNNNNNNNNNNNNNNNNNNNNNNNNNNNNNNNNNNNNNNNNNNNNNNNNNNNNNNNNNNNNNNNNNNNNNNNNNNNNNNNNNNNNNNNNNNNNNNNNNNNNNNNNNNNNNNNNNNNNNTTTCTCTCCTTCACATTGGGGGTCACTGTACAGGTGGTCTGTAGTGGGGTCCTCGTGCCCCCCATATTATTCTCTCTCCTCCATGCAGGATGCTGTGTGAGGATTTCTGTTCCTTCTTCTCCTGGATGGTCATTTGTCACACTGATGTGGAGTCAGCTCATTGTAACGTCACTCATCTGCGGGGTCGCTGGCAGCGTGGAGTCATCGCTGGAGGAGGACGGAGACTGAGTGAGTTTATATTTACATCATAACCCATTCTGC is drawn from Pyxicephalus adspersus chromosome Z, UCB_Pads_2.0, whole genome shotgun sequence and contains these coding sequences:
- the LOC140343501 gene encoding calpain-1 catalytic subunit-like isoform X2, producing MFAGQDFQALRHQCLETAHLFHDEKFPVDISGVEWKRPPEICTNPKFIESGACTSDICQGELGDCWLLSSISSLTLQPQLFSRVVPEDQSFDKKDGYCGIFHFMLWRFSDWVDVVIDDKLPTKNNRLIYTKSNSRAEMWSALLEKAYAKVCGGYLTLQGGTIPEALEDFTGGIAETVSLSRHTSEDIWDMIVQSAHRGFLMACYIEVTENGDIGQVNEDGLVLGHAYSILGAKEVSGDVTLIRLRNPWGFTEYNGPWSDKSPEWQLVSKEEQKEINLEKDDGEFWMLCEDFCSFFSWMVICHTDVESAHCNVTHLRGRWQRGVIAGGGRRLRTFFKNPQFRLHVGGTPDQEEEPRCERWRVLLELMQTDSGAQKLHIACHLYQVSQATLDRSFFTRNRPVCDTGEPQNSRGVTMQAQLTAGEYVIVPSTYDANQEGNFYIRVHCERHSSAI
- the LOC140343501 gene encoding calpain-1 catalytic subunit-like isoform X1; translated protein: MFAGQDFQALRHQCLETAHLFHDEKFPVDISGVEWKRPPEICTNPKFIESGACTSDICQGELGDCWLLSSISSLTLQPQLFSRVVPEDQSFDKKDGYCGIFHFMLWRFSDWVDVVIDDKLPTKNNRLIYTKSNSRAEMWSALLEKAYAKVCGGYLTLQGGTIPEALEDFTGGIAETVSLSRHTSEDIWDMIVQSAHRGFLMACYIEVTENGDIGQVNEDGLVLGHAYSILGAKEVSGDVTLIRLRNPWGFTEYNGPWSDKSPEWQLVSKEEQKEINLEKDDGEFWMLCEDFCSFFSWMVICHTDVESAHCNVTHLRGRWQRGVIAGGGRRLRTFFKNPQFRLHVGGTPDQEEEPRCERWRVLLELMQTDSGAQKLHIACHLYQVAQNQVSQATLDRSFFTRNRPVCDTGEPQNSRGVTMQAQLTAGEYVIVPSTYDANQEGNFYIRVHCERHSSAI